The window CAATCCCGGTTATGGGCTCCAGAGAGGCCCCGAAGGTTTCCTTCGGGGCTTTCGCCTTTGTAAGTATATCCCAGTTTACTGCGAATGAGGTGAAGGCCTTTGTCCCTGACTTGTGGCATTATCGGCCTGCCCCTGGTAGGTAAGACAACATTGTTTAACCTCCTTACCCGGTCGGAAGCCGAAACTTCGGCCTTTGGCGGCCGGACCAAGACCAATATCCGTACGGCTCCCATTCCCGATCCACGGCTGGATTTCCTGGCTTCCCTTTACCGCCCGCGCAAGATTACGCCGGCTACCCTCGAGGTCATCGATGTGCCCGGCTTTAACCCCGGGGCTGGAGCCTCCTTTTTGGCCGCCGTGAGGGAGGTGGACGCCCTGATCCACGTGGTGCGCGTTTTCCGGGACGAAGCCGTGCCCCACGTGGAGGGTAACCTCAATCCTGTGCGCGACCTGGATACCGTCCAGGCCGAACTCCTCCTGGCCGACCTCCAATTGGTAGAAACCAGGCTGGAGCGGATTGCGGCCAGCAAGAAGATTAAGGGGGAGATGCAGGCGGAGCAGGCGGCCCTACGGCGCTGCCGAGAGGTCCTGGAAGCCGAAAAGCCCCTGTCCGAAGCCGGCCTGACCGAGGAGGAATGGCAGGCCTTGCGGCATATGGAGTTTTTGACTACCAAGCCCCTCCTGGTGGTGATCAATATCGATGAAGACCAGCTTCACCAGGGTTCTTACCCCGGCCGGGATGAGGTTGAGGCCTATGCCCGGCATAGGGGTTTCCCCCTTCTGACCCTGTGTGCCAAGCTGGAGGTGGAGATAGCCCGGCTGGAGCCGGAGGACAGGGAAGTATTCCTAAAGGAGATGGGGATCCAGGAACCCGGCATCCACCGTGTGGCCAGGGCTGTCTATCGAAGGCTGGGCCTCATTTCCTTCCTCACCGCCGGGGAAGACGAGGTGCGGGCGTGGACCATCCGGGAGGGCACCCGGGCTAAGGAAGCGGCGGGCAAGGTTCACTCCGATATGGAGCGGGGTTTTATACGGGCGGAAGTGGTCCGATTTGACGATCTCCAGGCCCTGGGCAGCATGGCCAAGGTGAGGGAGAAGGGATTGGTGCGGCTGGAAGGCAAAGACTATGTGGTGGCCGACGGCGATATAATTAACTTTCGTTTTAACGTGTAGAAGATCCCCACACTCTGAGTTGTATCACCCGGTGGGTTTAGAACCCTTATGCGGTTTCCTACATAAACTGTCAATGACAGGGAAACCAGGGTGGCGC of the Thermanaeromonas sp. C210 genome contains:
- the ychF gene encoding redox-regulated ATPase YchF, encoding MSLTCGIIGLPLVGKTTLFNLLTRSEAETSAFGGRTKTNIRTAPIPDPRLDFLASLYRPRKITPATLEVIDVPGFNPGAGASFLAAVREVDALIHVVRVFRDEAVPHVEGNLNPVRDLDTVQAELLLADLQLVETRLERIAASKKIKGEMQAEQAALRRCREVLEAEKPLSEAGLTEEEWQALRHMEFLTTKPLLVVINIDEDQLHQGSYPGRDEVEAYARHRGFPLLTLCAKLEVEIARLEPEDREVFLKEMGIQEPGIHRVARAVYRRLGLISFLTAGEDEVRAWTIREGTRAKEAAGKVHSDMERGFIRAEVVRFDDLQALGSMAKVREKGLVRLEGKDYVVADGDIINFRFNV